The Bryobacteraceae bacterium genomic sequence GCCCACAAGGCCGCCGTGCCAATCACGATTCAGTGCGTGGCCGGCATCGGCATCCTGAAGGTGGGAGACGCGCCCGAACCAATCGAGTTAAAACCGGGCGTGTTGGTGACGATCGAGGCGAACGTCCTTCACGAGATTAAAGCCAATCCGGATGTGTCAATCCTGCTGACCCAGTTCACAGGCAAACCCTAGACCGGCCCGGAGACGAAGAAGAGCTTTGCCGCCAAAGACGCGGTATTGCTTGAGCGCCCACGCTAAGGAGCCTAAGCATGGCAACAGAACTGGTGGGCGGCGCAGTGTCGCCGAAGCCGCCCACGATACCGATCGTGCGGCAGAAGCGTAGCCCCGTCATCAGGGTCGTCCGCGCAACCGCTCTGATTGGGGCTGCTCTGGCGCTGATTGGCGGAGCCGCGTGGTTCTGGCTGCGCCCAGCGCAGGTGACCACCGCATCCGTCGAATGGCGTGAGATCAGTCCGGCGATTCAGGGTGTCGGCACGGTGGAAGCCAAGGTTGTGGTTCTGCTTGCCGCAAAGATATCGGGCAGAGTGATCGCCATCCATGCTGACCAAGGTGACACCGTTCGCAATGGGCAGTTGCTGATCGAACTGGAGAACTCAGAGGCACGCAGTGAAGTGGACAGGGCCGGCGCGGCAATGGAACGGGCGCGGCTTAGCGTGCCCGCTCAACAGGCTGCTGTATTTCGCACGCAAGCAACACTGTCGGCGGCCGACGCAGCGGTTGCGCGGGCGAAGGCAAACCGGGCGCTGGCTCATTCCAATGCAGATCGCTGGCGTAGGCTTGCCGCGACCGGTGACGTGCCGCAGATGGAAGTGGAAGCTCGAATTACCGCCGCCGAATCGGCAGACGAGGAACTAAGAAGCGCGGAAGCGCAACGACAAGCGTCGTTGCATGAAATCGCCGCGCAGGAAGCGGGCGTCAAGATCGCGCAGAATGAAATCGTCACTGCGGCGGCGGCACAGACCTCCGTGCGAGCCAGACAGGCGGACACGATGATTGCCAGCCCCATGGCTGCTCTGGTCGTGAGCCGCGAACTGGAGCCTGGTGCGGCAGTGAATCCCGGAACGCCTATTCTGAAGCTCGTGGATCCGCGTACGGCGTGGGTCACAGCGTACGTTGACGAGCGCGAGGCGGGGAGAGTCGCTGTGGGCGACCGCGTGGAACTCGTGCTACGTTCCACCCCCGGGCGCATCGTCAACGGCAAAGTCGCCAGGATCAGACGCGAGAGCGACCGGGTCACCGAGCAACTCACCGTCGACATCGCCTTTGAGGCGCCACCGCAACGTCTGACGCTCGGTGAACAGGCTGAGGCAACGATCCGCCCCGCGCCGAAACGGACCATCGCGCTTCCGCTGAGCGCTGTCGTGCGTACTTCTGATGGAACAGGCGCCTGGACTGTGGTGGAGGGACGATTACATTTCAAGCGGGCCCGGCTGGGTGCGGCCGATCCGTCCGGCTGGATCGAAATCGTAGAAGGACTGAAAGCCGGCGAACACGTGGTGCTTGCTCCCGGAAAACTGGCGGACCCCGGGAGCGAAGGACGGCGCGTAGTCTCAACTCCACAAGACGCGGAAACGGCGAAGAACCGATGAACCTGGCGATTCGGGATGTGAAGTACCGCTTCGGGCGGTTTATTCTCACCGCTCTAGGCCTCGGGTTGCTGCTGGCAACAGTTATGGCGATGGGCGGTATCTACCGCGGCATGGTGGAAGACGCTCTCAGCATTGTGCGCGCGCCCGGCGCGGACTTGTGGATTGTGCAGAAAGATACCAATGGCCCATTTGCAGAAAGTTCGCGCGTGCCCGACGATCTCTACAAAGTGATCCGCGCCGTGCCTGGTGTGCGCGAGGCCAGCCCCATTGCTTTTCAATCCATTCAACTGGAATACAATTCCAAACCAATCCGCGTGCAGATCATCGGCTATCGGCCGAACAGCCTTGGCGGACCTGCGGCGGTGGCGGCTGGCCGGCCCATCGTAAACGGGCGGTACGAGATGGTGATCGACCGAAAGGCCGGCATTCCAGTCGGCGCGCGAATCCCGTTTGGCCGGATGACATTCACGGTGGTCGGCTGGACGGAGGGTATCGTTTCCAGCTCCGGAGATCCAACCGCGTTTGTTTCTCTGCAAGACGCTCAAGAGCTGCAATTCCTGAAAGCGAGCGAAGCCATCCGCAATGACCGGGCGCGTCTGCAGTCCGATTTGAGGGCGAATCCGGCGCTAGGGAACGTTTCCGCCACAGCGCT encodes the following:
- a CDS encoding ABC transporter permease; translated protein: MNLAIRDVKYRFGRFILTALGLGLLLATVMAMGGIYRGMVEDALSIVRAPGADLWIVQKDTNGPFAESSRVPDDLYKVIRAVPGVREASPIAFQSIQLEYNSKPIRVQIIGYRPNSLGGPAAVAAGRPIVNGRYEMVIDRKAGIPVGARIPFGRMTFTVVGWTEGIVSSSGDPTAFVSLQDAQELQFLKASEAIRNDRARLQSDLRANPALGNVSATALAPILQNTNLANAILVKLDPWVAPEPVARRIEQWNHYRAMTTAEQEDVLAKSVIERARQQILLFRIILLAVSTVIIALIIYTMTLEKTRDIATLKIIGARNTKIGGLILQESLALGILGYGFGAVLINFTYEYFPRRVAIVAFDQYVLFGIIVVICVLASVIGIRRALSIDATTAMGGGA
- a CDS encoding efflux RND transporter periplasmic adaptor subunit; the protein is MATELVGGAVSPKPPTIPIVRQKRSPVIRVVRATALIGAALALIGGAAWFWLRPAQVTTASVEWREISPAIQGVGTVEAKVVVLLAAKISGRVIAIHADQGDTVRNGQLLIELENSEARSEVDRAGAAMERARLSVPAQQAAVFRTQATLSAADAAVARAKANRALAHSNADRWRRLAATGDVPQMEVEARITAAESADEELRSAEAQRQASLHEIAAQEAGVKIAQNEIVTAAAAQTSVRARQADTMIASPMAALVVSRELEPGAAVNPGTPILKLVDPRTAWVTAYVDEREAGRVAVGDRVELVLRSTPGRIVNGKVARIRRESDRVTEQLTVDIAFEAPPQRLTLGEQAEATIRPAPKRTIALPLSAVVRTSDGTGAWTVVEGRLHFKRARLGAADPSGWIEIVEGLKAGEHVVLAPGKLADPGSEGRRVVSTPQDAETAKNR